The following are encoded in a window of Blattabacterium cuenoti genomic DNA:
- the hisH gene encoding imidazole glycerol phosphate synthase subunit HisH: MKTIIVKYPAGNVQSVLFSLERIGVEAIVTDSKKSIQNAEKVILPGVGEANFSMKYLREKKLDILLSKLEQPVLGICLGMQLLCKYSEESNTTCIGIFDLFVKKFHSENKNNKIPQIGWNTIHNLKGPLFEKIPDGSYQYFVHSYYAPLGKDTVAKTDYIIPYSSAIQKKNFYAVQFHPEKSSYIGHKILENFIRL; the protein is encoded by the coding sequence ATGAAAACAATTATTGTAAAATATCCTGCTGGAAATGTACAATCTGTTCTTTTTTCTTTGGAAAGAATAGGAGTAGAAGCTATTGTGACCGATTCTAAAAAATCTATTCAAAATGCGGAAAAAGTCATCCTACCTGGAGTAGGAGAAGCTAATTTTTCTATGAAATATTTGAGAGAAAAAAAATTAGATATTCTTCTATCTAAATTAGAACAACCTGTACTAGGAATATGTTTGGGAATGCAATTACTTTGCAAGTATTCAGAAGAAAGTAACACTACATGCATAGGGATTTTTGATTTATTTGTCAAAAAATTTCATTCAGAAAATAAAAATAATAAAATTCCTCAAATTGGTTGGAATACCATTCACAATCTCAAAGGACCTTTATTTGAAAAGATTCCAGATGGAAGTTATCAATATTTTGTTCATAGTTATTATGCTCCTTTAGGAAAGGATACTGTAGCTAAAACAGATTATATCATTCCATATAGTTCTGCAATACAAAAAAAAAACTTTTACGCCGTACAATTTCATCCAGAGAAATCTTCTTATATAGGACATAAAATATTGGAAAACTTTATTCGATTATAA
- the hisB gene encoding bifunctional histidinol-phosphatase/imidazoleglycerol-phosphate dehydratase HisB encodes MKRILFIDRDGTIIKESPPTYQIDSLEKVNFYPRVIFFLTKIAYELNYDFVMVTNQDGLGTDKFPEKNFWPIHNHILKILKTEGIHFSSVHIDRTVPEENSPTRKPGIGMLTSYFHPGYNLEKSFVIGDRLTDVLLAKNLGCKSIWINPNFFVEEKNLSIEKKSLKKIIALETDSWERIYEYLKYSSSKRIFQHKRKTLETNVKITIQLYGEGKAKIQTGLGFLDHLLEQMAFHSLIDLNIHTIGDLEVDEHHTIEDTAITLGEIFHQSIDKRGIERYGFFSLPMDDSLATVALDLGGRSQLTWKTKFIREKIGEVPTEMFIHFFQSFSSSARCNLYVHAIGKNDHHKIESIFKAFAKALKMAIKKNITNQLPSSKGML; translated from the coding sequence ATGAAAAGAATATTATTTATTGATAGAGATGGAACCATCATCAAAGAATCCCCACCTACTTATCAAATTGATTCTCTGGAAAAGGTGAATTTTTACCCAAGGGTTATATTTTTTTTAACGAAAATAGCTTACGAATTAAATTATGATTTTGTGATGGTAACCAATCAAGATGGATTAGGAACGGATAAGTTTCCTGAAAAAAATTTTTGGCCTATACATAATCATATTCTAAAAATATTAAAGACGGAAGGGATTCATTTTTCTTCTGTTCATATAGATAGAACTGTTCCAGAAGAAAACTCTCCTACAAGAAAACCTGGAATAGGAATGCTTACTTCTTATTTTCATCCGGGTTACAATCTTGAAAAATCCTTTGTGATTGGAGATAGATTAACTGATGTTTTGCTAGCTAAAAATTTAGGATGTAAATCTATATGGATAAATCCTAATTTTTTTGTAGAAGAAAAAAACTTATCTATAGAAAAAAAATCCTTGAAAAAGATCATCGCATTAGAAACTGATAGTTGGGAAAGGATTTATGAATATTTAAAATATTCATCTTCTAAAAGAATTTTTCAACATAAACGAAAAACATTAGAAACAAACGTAAAAATAACTATTCAACTTTATGGAGAAGGAAAAGCGAAAATACAAACAGGATTAGGATTTTTAGATCATCTTTTGGAACAAATGGCTTTTCACAGTCTTATTGATCTAAATATTCATACAATAGGAGATCTTGAGGTGGACGAACATCATACCATTGAAGATACAGCAATTACTTTAGGAGAAATTTTTCATCAATCCATAGATAAAAGAGGAATAGAACGTTATGGTTTTTTTTCTCTTCCCATGGATGACAGTTTGGCTACAGTAGCATTAGATCTTGGAGGTAGAAGTCAATTAACTTGGAAGACGAAATTTATTCGAGAAAAAATAGGGGAAGTTCCTACGGAAATGTTTATTCATTTCTTTCAATCTTTTTCCTCTTCTGCAAGATGCAATCTTTATGTTCACGCTATTGGAAAAAATGATCATCATAAGATAGAATCCATTTTTAAAGCTTTTGCTAAAGCTCTTAAAATGGCGATAAAAAAAAATATTACCAATCAGCTGCCTAGTTCTAAAGGAATGTTGTAA